The following nucleotide sequence is from Siniperca chuatsi isolate FFG_IHB_CAS linkage group LG2, ASM2008510v1, whole genome shotgun sequence.
ATCGCCTCGCATTTCTTTGTCGGCGACTTTATATTGTCACATAAATGTGTTTGCAGCTCCAGCGTTCCCTGTCCAGGCCTTTCCCAATGGATACCCTGGTTATCCAATCAGAGGTGATTCCTCCCAACCCTCTCTTGCTGATGATCATGGACATAGCCTCATGGGTTTGGAAGACCAGGTAAGACATATCCATGCTTCGTATAGTTCACTGTGTCTGTGCTAGTTCTCAGTTTGACCTTGTGTTTATTTCCCCTAACAGACCCACACCTATGTAAATACTGTTAGTATGGAGGGGGATCTCTCTATGCGTCACTGTGTACACTCCCTGCCTGAGGTGCGGCCCAGTACTTTCCCTGAAACAACACGGGGAGCCATGCCCGTCGGGGGCCAAGGAAATCCGCAGTCCAACCTGCGGTGCTGTCCCCTGGAGGAGCATAACGATCCTCAGGTGTTCTTACAGCCGTCCTCACAGGAGGTCAAATTCATGCTGGGCCCCACTCCAGCACAACGCCAtctgctggagagagagagggagagagagagggagaggcatgGGCACAATCCTCACAACCTTCAGCCAGTAGAGGGTGCAACAGGCTCAGAGACGGAAGGAGACGAGCCAACTATGCACCTGTGCAACTCTCACTCCTATCACCATTTCCATCACCACACGCACCGGCACCCAGGCCTCGAGCACCCAGACAGCTGCCAAAGCGGCGAACTCACCTACGAGAACATCAACGGCCTGAGGAGCGGCCGGAAGCAGCGGCTGAGTCCCAGCAGCGTGTCGCAGTCTGTGGgttcaagcagcagcagcagcactggggACAGTCACTCCCACTCCCTCCTGCACCCACACGCCCACGGCCCGTCATCCCTACCCCCGCAGGGCTACGCCTGCGAGAGGGGCGTAGGTGGAGGTCATCGTCGAACAGCTCTGCTTAACTATGAGAACCTGCCCTCTCTGCCGCCGGTGTGGGAGTACAGCGCTCTGCAGCGGGATGAcgaacaggaagaggaagacgatgagcaggatgaggaggaatacgaggaagaagaggaagacttTGACGAGTACGAGTTCTCAGAAGGCCCTGGGACGCCCAACGGGTACCACCAGGATGGTCGGGGCATCCACAGAGACGCCCTGCAGAACTATGTCAACACAGAGCAGGTCCAGCCGCCCCGGCTTCGACACGCCTGCCCCCCGCATCCACGGTCATGTCAGCCAGACAGAGGGGGGCGGATATTTAGCTTTGATTTCCGCAGACGATCAAGGTCAGGGGTTGGAGGCTGTGAGCACGGCCACATGCCTCCGTCGCGGCAGCTTAATTACATCCAGGTGGACCTAGAGGGAGAACCTCCCTGCCAAGCCCTCAGCAGTGGGGGTGCCCAGACCCAGCCACAGCACCAGCGCCTACCACCCAAAAAATGTGGCCCACAGGCACCCCGGCGCAGTGAATGCTACGCAGTCATTGACCTAAAGAAGACCGCTGCCATGTCCAACCTGCAGAAAGCTCTGCCCAGGGATGATGGGACTTCCAGAAAGACTCGCCACAACAGCACAGACCTGCCTCTGTAAACGGTGTTCAAACTGAAGAGGAACGATGAAGACAGATGAAGGCTTATCCTCAACTTAGCACACTGGACCCTTCACTGTCATCCATCCATTCAACTGTCGGGCTGACTAATACAGTACAGGTACCTAATTAGAAACTTACTGAAACCTATCTGTGCATataaaaggaaatgagaaaTCTCTGAGGAGAATTTGCCATTTTATTCTGTGTTATTTATTAGATATGTGGTGTGACACTCCAAATTGGCAATTTTTACTGCAAATACTGTTAGCTGGATATATGGATATTTATATATAAGCATAAaaccatgtatgtgtgtgtgtttgtgtgtgtgtgtgtgtgtgtgcgtgtgtgtatggtTTTATGCTTAGCTATGACTTAGAGCAGAGAtctctgttttcagtggaaGCAGTCATTGCCATATTGTATTAGCAAATTCTAATTCATAAACCCATCTCCACTCAAATATTATTGTTCATTTACTTATTCTTCATCCATGTGGTTTATTACTTAAATACTATGAGAGTCAAAAATAGTTGTTGGCATGAAGGAAGGTTAATGGTTCCTCCGAGATACTGGCCAATATTCATACCTCATCACAAGCATATAAGTCTAATAGTGTGGCTAGTAGAAGAGAccattatttgttattatatgCCTCTGGAGCATTTTGCACACAATCCTATGGAattgtattttatcatattttaggAATGGTGTCGTCCAATCCaagaaaaatttaattaaatgaacaGAAGAGAAGGTGATATTTAGAAAATTATACTAAACTGAATGATGGTAAAAGTAGCACACATGGATTAAAACGAGCTTTGGCTCCCTCCTATCCACATGCAGCAAACGAAAAAGTAGCATATCATCTTCGATCACACCTCCTGCACATCATCCCAGACCTGCAGGAGGTCCACACGGTTTACGCTTGTCACGTTGCACTTTTGACCCAGGGTCCCTGAAGCGCTCCTTGTCTCCACTCCCACTCTACTGGAGCCACAGGTTCGACCGTGTCCTTTTACCAAAAGCAGAGGGGGCCAAATATTTCATGGACATTCTTAGTCAGCATTGTAGAtagtttatttacatgttttgatGGAGACATCAACAACCTACAATAGTGGCATTAAGCTATAACCTCACATAAATTGTGCTGAATCTATAATTTGTCAATTATCAGGTGTGAATGGTCTGTTTAAAGGGTAATCAAGTATGTTGCAAAGTCATGCGGTGGAGATTTTTGTGAGGCTTTTTAATCAACCTTagtcagatatttatttatttatttattttgttatttatttgttttttttaaataaaaaaattaataattttgttttccatgtAATGACCAGCGTTTTGTAATCCAGTTGGTAATATGGAGACCAAAGTTTCACCTCAAATTATCACTGGACACTGGTGTATTACTGTTATAACTGTGcttaattatattttgaaaaaagaaagactgtatttatatttaagtgCCAAAACTTAATTGCAAACTGTATGATGAATAAAATCAAACGTGCCAATAGGATATGTAGAAAACTTTAAGATGGAAAGGAATAAGGTGATAACAGTCGGGAGACTAACTTTAAAATCCGACTTTTTTTAAGGATAAGTAGAAATTAAACGACAAAAACTGCACATTCCACCTCATCAACATCGACAGCCATTTCAGAGCGAGATATTTGAATGGTAATCTTGTAGTCTGATAATCACAGTTAGGGTGGTTTTATGCTGCTACATGTACATAGTAACAGTAGCTCATGTAAGCTACAGGTACTTGtctaaatgaaaacatatgCGATGTCAGATCTTTTACCATATTGTTAATTGCTAATAGAAGTAGCATTGTTGTGTTCTTCTGAGATTATTTCTGAGATTGTTTTCTTGACAAACTGGCTGTCTGGAAGGAGAGGTAACGGAAGCACAGGCCCACTGATGCTGTCATCTTTTTGTTGTGCTCTCATATCAAGTTGGTATTTTCAGCTGAAGGAGGAAGGCCAAATGTTCTAGATTCATAGGCCTTCAAATGCAGATGTATTGcagcagttagctgaagtttaTCTTTTGCTTATTTTTTAACAGAGCGTTCAAGAGCTAAATAGGAGATGCAAGTTCAAATTCTCAACTTCTGATAAGGAGGGGTTTTTTGGCTTCTGTGTGACCTGAGgtgcaaaaaaaacccaaccaaCAGCTTAAAGTTTGTGAGTGAAGTGATTTGTGCTCAGGTCACCATTTTCCAAACGAGACCTGCCcataaaacaacacagacagaaatctctcatgtgaaataaccagaactgttcatgtaggaccccaCTGCTCATCATAAGTAACGCCTCCAGCGTTTAGATGTGCGGGATGTGGtgatacagattttttttcattatcatctaattttttattttaattaattgtttagtctataaaatgtcagacaataaTAGAAAATGCTATGTCCCTGAACCCAAAATGTCCTTAAATTGCTATatagatatttattttacattacatatatttaatttagatgtttaatttacaatgatctAAAACAGTTAGAGAAAAGCtagatacagtaaatgtttggcatttttgctttatgaattattttaatcaaTTACCCAAACTCACAGAATCTATTACTAACTGTTATTTTTAGGTTTGATaaacttatttgtattttatgactTTCATATTTTTTGACTAACCAGAATTGTTCAGTTGgtcagtaaaatgtcagaaaatggtgataAATGCACACCAGTTTCCTACAGCCCATGATGTCATTTCCAAATTGCTCgttttgtccaatcaacagtccaaactTCAAAGATATCAATTTtccaatgatataaaacagaaaaaacacgaAAAAAGTACATGTTATTTTTAGATATGTGATAACGGGGTATTTATGACCTAAATTCACTGGTTTGTCGGACGGCAACTAACAATTTTCAGTTAACCTGGTCGATTAATTggttaattgtttggtctgtaaatGTCTATCACAATTTCCCTGAACCCAAGATGatgaccaacaatccaaaaccccaaaatattcagtttacaattatgtAAAACCAAGAAAATTCTCACAaatgagcaaatgtttggcTGTTTTACTTGATATGGGAGTAATCAATTAGTTGACTAATAATTTCACCGCTATAGTAACAACAATGTGAAAGTGGGATGAAGTCTAGTTTCTGATGAACATTCCCAAACAGAAGCATCAAATAACCCAAAATCAAAAGTTgatagtttgtatttttgtttgatcGTCATACTTTGATATGACGTTAAAAAAAGAAGTCTCTTCTATAACAAAAAAGGCCAACTTTTAGCTGACATTTTTGACTGTATTTTCAAATATACTGTCATGATACATTGGAaggatgtttacatttttgcaatAATAGGTGAAATTTTGTTTTGTCGATCTAAATCAGACCAATGTGTAAAGTGTGAAATTTAAATAGTAGTCTAATAGAGCTATGGGCTTAATGTATTTAATCGCCTGTTCTTCTGTGAATCAGCagtcttatttttatttcagatatGATGTTTACTTTTCATAGTACGATTTTAGCtatgaaagtttaaaaaaaataatttaaaaaagatgcCTGTTTTCTTGATTGTCAGACACTGTGTTTGCTTAATCTCACAATAACAGTGCCATACAGTAGGTGACCATTGCcagtaattaaattaaatcttaTCGTATTAAACTT
It contains:
- the frs3 gene encoding fibroblast growth factor receptor substrate 2 isoform X2, with product MGSCWSCLYRDPIRDNHLTKFKVTNVDDEGNELGSGIMELTQTELILHTRKRDAIRWPYLCLRRYGYDSNLFSFESGRRCQTGQGIFAFKCSRAEEIFNLLQELMQCNSINVVEESMMMSRGGHTPEMEMSRTPQTPNTPAFPVQAFPNGYPGYPIRGDSSQPSLADDHGHSLMGLEDQTHTYVNTVSMEGDLSMRHCVHSLPEVRPSTFPETTRGAMPVGGQGNPQSNLRCCPLEEHNDPQVFLQPSSQEVKFMLGPTPAQRHLLERERERERERHGHNPHNLQPVEGATGSETEGDEPTMHLCNSHSYHHFHHHTHRHPGLEHPDSCQSGELTYENINGLRSGRKQRLSPSSVSQSVGSSSSSSTGDSHSHSLLHPHAHGPSSLPPQGYACERGVGGGHRRTALLNYENLPSLPPVWEYSALQRDDEQEEEDDEQDEEEYEEEEEDFDEYEFSEGPGTPNGYHQDGRGIHRDALQNYVNTEQVQPPRLRHACPPHPRSCQPDRGGRIFSFDFRRRSRSGVGGCEHGHMPPSRQLNYIQVDLEGEPPCQALSSGGAQTQPQHQRLPPKKCGPQAPRRSECYAVIDLKKTAAMSNLQKALPRDDGTSRKTRHNSTDLPL
- the frs3 gene encoding fibroblast growth factor receptor substrate 2 isoform X1, translating into MTGFSWPAEAMGSCWSCLYRDPIRDNHLTKFKVTNVDDEGNELGSGIMELTQTELILHTRKRDAIRWPYLCLRRYGYDSNLFSFESGRRCQTGQGIFAFKCSRAEEIFNLLQELMQCNSINVVEESMMMSRGGHTPEMEMSRTPQTPNTPAFPVQAFPNGYPGYPIRGDSSQPSLADDHGHSLMGLEDQTHTYVNTVSMEGDLSMRHCVHSLPEVRPSTFPETTRGAMPVGGQGNPQSNLRCCPLEEHNDPQVFLQPSSQEVKFMLGPTPAQRHLLERERERERERHGHNPHNLQPVEGATGSETEGDEPTMHLCNSHSYHHFHHHTHRHPGLEHPDSCQSGELTYENINGLRSGRKQRLSPSSVSQSVGSSSSSSTGDSHSHSLLHPHAHGPSSLPPQGYACERGVGGGHRRTALLNYENLPSLPPVWEYSALQRDDEQEEEDDEQDEEEYEEEEEDFDEYEFSEGPGTPNGYHQDGRGIHRDALQNYVNTEQVQPPRLRHACPPHPRSCQPDRGGRIFSFDFRRRSRSGVGGCEHGHMPPSRQLNYIQVDLEGEPPCQALSSGGAQTQPQHQRLPPKKCGPQAPRRSECYAVIDLKKTAAMSNLQKALPRDDGTSRKTRHNSTDLPL